In Primulina eburnea isolate SZY01 chromosome 3, ASM2296580v1, whole genome shotgun sequence, one DNA window encodes the following:
- the LOC140828596 gene encoding uncharacterized protein has protein sequence MAAREQVHPRVETDEVDSGFGQMNPLPPRPMGQAPTDQPLLPGELTLAQFSSYLPPRFDSSETGERAEEWIERIEQIFVTAPCARSAWLRLATFQLSRNVLLWWQTTEAGLRAQGRTVDWDVFRSRFLDKYFSIAARQKKEREFEDLRQGSMSVAEYESRYSALLKYVPHVATNVHAKMRHFLRGLKLELFDRVQSNNPISFEDAVTRAEMAELVMQEYGAQGRLSEPTRESLRPQGQSFKYQKGSSSSSASSGKRRFDSRRVESRGGSSQSVQGQRGESRAVRCFRCGGPHLIRDCTQTEITCFECGGVGHLARQCPSREGRREPSSDRGRSSGRGGRQPQQSTPRPSGGQPRMQGAGPPQAHVYALTREQAEEAREEMIAGKCYLCSYPAYILIDTGASHTFISKKFVVEHHMRSSPLSMPLSVSTPSGVDISVVSMISDGIILMRAMS, from the coding sequence ATGGCAGCTAGAGAACAGGTACATCCACGTGTGGAAACAGACGAGGTTGACAGTGGGTTTGGACAGATGAATCCATTGCCACCTCGTCCTATGGGACAGGCACCTACAGATCAGCCTTTATTGCCTGGTGAGTTGACTTTGGCACAGTTTAGCAGTTATCTTCCACCGAGATTTGATAGTTCTGAGACTGGTGAGCGAGCAGAGGAGTGGATTGAGAGGATAGAGCAGATATTTGTGACTGCGCCGTGTGCTAGGTCTGCTTGGTTACGATTGGCTACATTTCAGCTTTCTCGGAATGTACTATTGTGGTGGCAGACGACTGAGGCTGGATTGAGAGCTCAGGGCCGTACTGTTGATTGGGATGTGTTTCGATCTCGTTttcttgataaatatttttctatagCAGCCAGACAGAAGAAAGAGAGAGAATTCGAGGATTTGAGACAGGGCAGTATGTCTGTTGCTGAGTACGAGTCTCGGTATTCTGCATTGCTGAAATATGTGCCACATGTTGCTACGAATGTTCATGCTAAGATGAGGCATTTCTTGAGAGGGTTGAAGTTAGAGTTATTTGATCGTGTGCAATCAAATAACCCGATATCATTTGAGGATGCAGTGACGAGGGCAGAGATGGCTGAGTTGGTGATGCAGGAGTATGGGGCTCAGGGACGATTATCAGAGCCGACTAGGGAGTCATTGCGACCTCAGGGACAGtcttttaaatatcagaagggttcatcttcttcttcagCATCATCTGGGAAGCGTCGATTTGATTCACGACGTGTTGAGAGTCGTGGGGGCAGTTCTCAgtctgttcaggggcagagaggaGAGTCCAGAGCCGTGAGATGTTTTCGTTGTGGGGGACCTCATCTGATCAGAGATTGTACACAGACCGAGATCACCTGTTTTGAGTGTGGCGGTGTTGGTCATCTGGCGAGACAGTGTCCTAGTCGTGAGGGACGGCGAGAGCCCAGTAGTGATAGAGGCAGATCCTCAGGGAGAGGAGGACGGCAGCCTCAGCAATCTACACCACGACCTTCTGGAGGACAGCCACGTATGCAGGGAGCTGGTCCGCCTCAGGCACATGTGTATGCTTTGACACGAGAGCAGGCAGAGGAGGCACGAGAGGAGATGATAGCGGGTAAGTGTTATTTATGttcttatcctgcttatattctTATTGATACTGGTGCCTCGCATACATTTATATCGAAGAAGTTTGTGGTTGAGCATCATATGCGCTCGTCTCCATTGTCTATGCCTCTTTCTGTTTCGACACCCTCTGgagttgatatatcagttgtatCGATGATATCAGATGGTATTATTCTTATGAGGGCTATGAGCTga
- the LOC140824972 gene encoding aspartate aminotransferase, chloroplastic isoform X3: MASSLLSSLASSAPLHLQDHVKCFSRTSMTIAFNASRFNNITMAPPDPILGVSEAFRADSNEMKLNLGVGAYRTEELQPYVLNVVKKAETLMLERGENKEYLPIEGLAAFNKVTAELLFGSDNTVIQQQRVATVQGLSGTGSLRLAAAFIERYFPGSKVLISSPTWGNHKNIFNDARVPWSEYRYYNPKTVGLDFDGMLSDIKAASEGSFVLLHGCAHNPTGIDPTPEQWERIADVIQEKNHIPFFDVAYQGFASGSLDKDASSVRMFSARGMELLVAQSYSKNLGLYAERVGAINITCSSSDAATRVKSQLKRLARPMYSNPPIHGAKIVANIVGNPELFGEWKQEMEMMAGRIKSVRQKLFDSMCAKDDSGKDWSFILKQIGMFSFTGLNTAQSENMINNWHVYMTKDGRISLAGLSSAKCEYLADAIIDSCHNVS; encoded by the exons ATGGCTTCATCACTACTTAGCTCTCTTGCCTCTTCTGCTCCCCTCCATCTGCAAGATCATGTTAAG TGTTTCAGCCGGACAAGCATGACTATTGCTTTTAATGCTTCCcgattcaacaacataacaatGGCTCCTCCTGATCCCATTCTTGGAGTTTCtgaggctttcagagcagactCAAACGAAATGAAGCTTAACCTTGGAGTGGGAGCCTATCGCACTGAAGAACTTCAACCATATGTGCTTAATGTTGTCAAGAAA GCTGAAACCCTCATGCTTGAAAGGGGTGAAAACAAGGAG TACTTACCAATTGAAGGTTTGGCTGCATTCAACAAGGTTACAGCAGAATTGTTGTTTGGATCAGATAATACTGTGATTCAGCAACAAAGA GTTGCCACTGTTCAGGGTCTTTCAGGAACTGGATCACTGCGGCTTGCTGCAGCTTTCATTGAGCGATATTTTCCTGGTTCCAAAGTTTTGATATCGTCTCCAACTTGGG GGAACCACAAGAATATTTTCAACGATGCTCGAGTTCCCTGGTCCGAGTATCGCTATTACAACCCTAAAACTGTTGGATTGGATTTTGATGGGATGTTATCTGACATAAAG GCAGCTTCAGAAGGATCTTTTGTGCTACTTCATGGCTGTGCGCACAACCCAACTGGCATTGATCCCACCCCAGAACAGTGGGAAAGAATTGCTGATGTCATTCAAGAAAAGAACCACATTCCATTCTTTGATGTTGCCTACCAG GGTTTTGCAAGTGGAAGCCTTGACAAAGACGCGTCATCAGTGAGAATGTTTTCTGCACGTGGCATGGAGCTTCTGGTTGCTCAATCTTACAGTAAAAATTTGGGACTTTATGCTGAAAGAGTTGGAGCGATCAATATTACATGTTCATCATCAGATGCAGCGACAAG AGTAAAGAGCCAATTGAAACGACTTGCGAGGCCAATGTACTCAAATCCTCCCATACATGGAGCCAAGATTGTGGCTAATATTGTGGGAAATCCTGAGCTCTTTGGCGAATGGAAACAAGAAATGGAAATGATGGCTGGAAGGATAAAGAGTGTGAGACAGAAATTGTTCGACAGTATGTGTGCGAAGGATGACAGCGGGAAGGACTGGTCTTTTATCCTGAAACAGATTGGCATGTTCTCATTTACAGGATTGAACACAGCTCAG AGTGAGAACATGATCAACAACTGGCATGTTTACATGACCAAGGACGGAAGAATTTCCTTAGCTGGTTTATCATCAGCCAAGTGTGAATACCTGGCAGATGCCATAATCGATTCGTGCCACAATGTTAGCTAA
- the LOC140824972 gene encoding aspartate aminotransferase, chloroplastic isoform X1, which translates to MASSLLSSLASSAPLHLQDHVKQANMSLGTSKRISILSGKDFTNAKCFSRTSMTIAFNASRFNNITMAPPDPILGVSEAFRADSNEMKLNLGVGAYRTEELQPYVLNVVKKAETLMLERGENKEYLPIEGLAAFNKVTAELLFGSDNTVIQQQRVATVQGLSGTGSLRLAAAFIERYFPGSKVLISSPTWGNHKNIFNDARVPWSEYRYYNPKTVGLDFDGMLSDIKAASEGSFVLLHGCAHNPTGIDPTPEQWERIADVIQEKNHIPFFDVAYQGFASGSLDKDASSVRMFSARGMELLVAQSYSKNLGLYAERVGAINITCSSSDAATRVKSQLKRLARPMYSNPPIHGAKIVANIVGNPELFGEWKQEMEMMAGRIKSVRQKLFDSMCAKDDSGKDWSFILKQIGMFSFTGLNTAQSENMINNWHVYMTKDGRISLAGLSSAKCEYLADAIIDSCHNVS; encoded by the exons ATGGCTTCATCACTACTTAGCTCTCTTGCCTCTTCTGCTCCCCTCCATCTGCAAGATCATGTTAAG CAGGCAAATATGAGTCTTGGAACTTCCAAACGGATCAGTATCTTATCTGGGAAAGATTTTACCAACGCAAAG TGTTTCAGCCGGACAAGCATGACTATTGCTTTTAATGCTTCCcgattcaacaacataacaatGGCTCCTCCTGATCCCATTCTTGGAGTTTCtgaggctttcagagcagactCAAACGAAATGAAGCTTAACCTTGGAGTGGGAGCCTATCGCACTGAAGAACTTCAACCATATGTGCTTAATGTTGTCAAGAAA GCTGAAACCCTCATGCTTGAAAGGGGTGAAAACAAGGAG TACTTACCAATTGAAGGTTTGGCTGCATTCAACAAGGTTACAGCAGAATTGTTGTTTGGATCAGATAATACTGTGATTCAGCAACAAAGA GTTGCCACTGTTCAGGGTCTTTCAGGAACTGGATCACTGCGGCTTGCTGCAGCTTTCATTGAGCGATATTTTCCTGGTTCCAAAGTTTTGATATCGTCTCCAACTTGGG GGAACCACAAGAATATTTTCAACGATGCTCGAGTTCCCTGGTCCGAGTATCGCTATTACAACCCTAAAACTGTTGGATTGGATTTTGATGGGATGTTATCTGACATAAAG GCAGCTTCAGAAGGATCTTTTGTGCTACTTCATGGCTGTGCGCACAACCCAACTGGCATTGATCCCACCCCAGAACAGTGGGAAAGAATTGCTGATGTCATTCAAGAAAAGAACCACATTCCATTCTTTGATGTTGCCTACCAG GGTTTTGCAAGTGGAAGCCTTGACAAAGACGCGTCATCAGTGAGAATGTTTTCTGCACGTGGCATGGAGCTTCTGGTTGCTCAATCTTACAGTAAAAATTTGGGACTTTATGCTGAAAGAGTTGGAGCGATCAATATTACATGTTCATCATCAGATGCAGCGACAAG AGTAAAGAGCCAATTGAAACGACTTGCGAGGCCAATGTACTCAAATCCTCCCATACATGGAGCCAAGATTGTGGCTAATATTGTGGGAAATCCTGAGCTCTTTGGCGAATGGAAACAAGAAATGGAAATGATGGCTGGAAGGATAAAGAGTGTGAGACAGAAATTGTTCGACAGTATGTGTGCGAAGGATGACAGCGGGAAGGACTGGTCTTTTATCCTGAAACAGATTGGCATGTTCTCATTTACAGGATTGAACACAGCTCAG AGTGAGAACATGATCAACAACTGGCATGTTTACATGACCAAGGACGGAAGAATTTCCTTAGCTGGTTTATCATCAGCCAAGTGTGAATACCTGGCAGATGCCATAATCGATTCGTGCCACAATGTTAGCTAA
- the LOC140824972 gene encoding aspartate aminotransferase, chloroplastic isoform X2 encodes MASSLLSSLASSAPLHLQDHVKANMSLGTSKRISILSGKDFTNAKCFSRTSMTIAFNASRFNNITMAPPDPILGVSEAFRADSNEMKLNLGVGAYRTEELQPYVLNVVKKAETLMLERGENKEYLPIEGLAAFNKVTAELLFGSDNTVIQQQRVATVQGLSGTGSLRLAAAFIERYFPGSKVLISSPTWGNHKNIFNDARVPWSEYRYYNPKTVGLDFDGMLSDIKAASEGSFVLLHGCAHNPTGIDPTPEQWERIADVIQEKNHIPFFDVAYQGFASGSLDKDASSVRMFSARGMELLVAQSYSKNLGLYAERVGAINITCSSSDAATRVKSQLKRLARPMYSNPPIHGAKIVANIVGNPELFGEWKQEMEMMAGRIKSVRQKLFDSMCAKDDSGKDWSFILKQIGMFSFTGLNTAQSENMINNWHVYMTKDGRISLAGLSSAKCEYLADAIIDSCHNVS; translated from the exons ATGGCTTCATCACTACTTAGCTCTCTTGCCTCTTCTGCTCCCCTCCATCTGCAAGATCATGTTAAG GCAAATATGAGTCTTGGAACTTCCAAACGGATCAGTATCTTATCTGGGAAAGATTTTACCAACGCAAAG TGTTTCAGCCGGACAAGCATGACTATTGCTTTTAATGCTTCCcgattcaacaacataacaatGGCTCCTCCTGATCCCATTCTTGGAGTTTCtgaggctttcagagcagactCAAACGAAATGAAGCTTAACCTTGGAGTGGGAGCCTATCGCACTGAAGAACTTCAACCATATGTGCTTAATGTTGTCAAGAAA GCTGAAACCCTCATGCTTGAAAGGGGTGAAAACAAGGAG TACTTACCAATTGAAGGTTTGGCTGCATTCAACAAGGTTACAGCAGAATTGTTGTTTGGATCAGATAATACTGTGATTCAGCAACAAAGA GTTGCCACTGTTCAGGGTCTTTCAGGAACTGGATCACTGCGGCTTGCTGCAGCTTTCATTGAGCGATATTTTCCTGGTTCCAAAGTTTTGATATCGTCTCCAACTTGGG GGAACCACAAGAATATTTTCAACGATGCTCGAGTTCCCTGGTCCGAGTATCGCTATTACAACCCTAAAACTGTTGGATTGGATTTTGATGGGATGTTATCTGACATAAAG GCAGCTTCAGAAGGATCTTTTGTGCTACTTCATGGCTGTGCGCACAACCCAACTGGCATTGATCCCACCCCAGAACAGTGGGAAAGAATTGCTGATGTCATTCAAGAAAAGAACCACATTCCATTCTTTGATGTTGCCTACCAG GGTTTTGCAAGTGGAAGCCTTGACAAAGACGCGTCATCAGTGAGAATGTTTTCTGCACGTGGCATGGAGCTTCTGGTTGCTCAATCTTACAGTAAAAATTTGGGACTTTATGCTGAAAGAGTTGGAGCGATCAATATTACATGTTCATCATCAGATGCAGCGACAAG AGTAAAGAGCCAATTGAAACGACTTGCGAGGCCAATGTACTCAAATCCTCCCATACATGGAGCCAAGATTGTGGCTAATATTGTGGGAAATCCTGAGCTCTTTGGCGAATGGAAACAAGAAATGGAAATGATGGCTGGAAGGATAAAGAGTGTGAGACAGAAATTGTTCGACAGTATGTGTGCGAAGGATGACAGCGGGAAGGACTGGTCTTTTATCCTGAAACAGATTGGCATGTTCTCATTTACAGGATTGAACACAGCTCAG AGTGAGAACATGATCAACAACTGGCATGTTTACATGACCAAGGACGGAAGAATTTCCTTAGCTGGTTTATCATCAGCCAAGTGTGAATACCTGGCAGATGCCATAATCGATTCGTGCCACAATGTTAGCTAA